Proteins from one Nitrospira sp. SG-bin1 genomic window:
- a CDS encoding NADH-quinone oxidoreductase subunit K (Catalyzes the transfer of electrons from NADH to quinone) — protein MIPLSAYTAVSAVLFMTGLLGVLIRRNFIIVLMSVEIMMNAANINLVAFSHYLESMAGQLVALFIIAIAAGEAAVGLAIIIVVFRGKISTNVDEMNLLKW, from the coding sequence ATGATTCCGTTGTCAGCCTATACAGCCGTCAGCGCCGTCCTTTTTATGACGGGGCTCTTAGGGGTGCTCATCCGGCGGAACTTCATCATTGTTCTGATGTCGGTCGAAATCATGATGAATGCGGCCAATATCAATTTGGTCGCCTTTTCGCACTATTTGGAATCTATGGCCGGACAACTGGTCGCGCTGTTTATCATCGCCATTGCCGCGGGCGAAGCGGCCGTCGGGTTGGCCATCATTATCGTCGTGTTCAGAGGCAAGATTTCCACGA
- a CDS encoding NADH dehydrogenase encodes MSVAALTKKILHAALFYEIWDAMKVTFRHMLHRPMTFQYPREQRTIPDTHRGALGLLRYDDGRERCVGCDLCEAACPSHCIKVVSAEDTARPLQRYASEFYIDITKCVFCGYCVEACPVNALAMTKMYEYSTHDKRSLLFDKKRLYDIGERHLEDGKKYLYAHNQEKNVEQSREYRYYFPQSVQKSTQPLPKHLS; translated from the coding sequence ATGAGTGTCGCCGCGCTGACCAAGAAAATCCTTCATGCCGCGTTGTTTTATGAGATTTGGGATGCGATGAAGGTCACGTTTCGGCACATGCTTCATCGACCGATGACCTTTCAGTATCCGCGCGAACAACGAACGATCCCGGATACACATCGGGGAGCGCTAGGCTTACTTCGATACGATGATGGACGCGAACGGTGTGTCGGGTGCGATCTATGTGAAGCCGCCTGTCCTTCGCATTGCATCAAAGTGGTCAGCGCCGAGGATACCGCCCGCCCGCTCCAGCGCTATGCCAGCGAATTTTATATCGATATCACGAAGTGTGTGTTCTGCGGCTATTGTGTTGAGGCCTGTCCGGTCAACGCGCTGGCGATGACCAAGATGTACGAATATTCAACCCACGACAAACGCAGTCTGCTGTTCGACAAAAAGCGGTTGTATGACATCGGTGAGCGCCACCTCGAGGATGGGAAAAAATATTTGTACGCGCACAACCAAGAGAAAAACGTCGAACAGAGCCGCGAGTACCGCTACTATTTTCCGCAGTCGGTACAGAAGTCGACCCAACCGCTTCCCAAACATCTGAGCTGA
- a CDS encoding NADH dehydrogenase (Catalyzes the transfer of electrons from NADH to quinone), which translates to MGPQHPSTHGVLKVILELEGERLVKSTPVMGYLHRGVEKLAEEGTYHQFIPHTDRLDYVCAMYNNFAYCRAVEKLLNLQVPERAEYLRTIVAEVQRIIGHQFWLSAQALDIGAMTVFFYCFRDREILLDWFDELCGARLTTSWYRIGGVERDLTPSLIDKLKQFLDYFPPKIDEYQVFLERNRIWLGRTKGVAVISAEDAVNFGLSGPVLRGSGVDYDLRKYEPYSAYPKCEFSVPVGKNGDTYDRYWIRVMELYESVKIIRQCLEQMQEGPIMADVPSVTLPPKERVFTNLESMIQQFKLFSQGFDAPPGEIYCGTEAHKGELGFYIVSTGGGKPYRLKIRAPSFIHMGAFDHMARGYMISDACTIFGTYDVVMGECDR; encoded by the coding sequence ATGGGACCGCAACATCCCAGCACGCACGGAGTTCTCAAGGTGATCTTAGAATTGGAGGGTGAACGGTTGGTGAAATCCACACCAGTGATGGGGTACCTCCACCGTGGAGTCGAAAAGCTCGCGGAAGAAGGCACCTATCATCAGTTTATTCCTCATACGGATCGGCTCGACTATGTCTGCGCGATGTACAACAACTTCGCCTATTGCCGCGCCGTCGAGAAGCTCTTGAACTTACAGGTGCCGGAGCGGGCTGAGTATTTGCGGACGATTGTAGCCGAGGTGCAGCGCATCATTGGACATCAATTTTGGTTGAGCGCTCAGGCCCTTGATATTGGCGCCATGACCGTCTTTTTTTATTGTTTCCGGGATCGGGAAATCCTGCTCGATTGGTTCGACGAGCTGTGCGGGGCCCGTTTGACGACCAGTTGGTATCGAATCGGTGGCGTTGAGCGAGACCTGACGCCATCGTTGATCGACAAGCTCAAACAGTTCCTCGACTATTTTCCACCGAAGATCGACGAATATCAGGTATTTCTGGAGCGAAACCGCATTTGGCTTGGGCGCACGAAAGGCGTCGCGGTCATTTCCGCCGAAGATGCCGTAAATTTTGGGTTAAGCGGACCGGTTCTTCGTGGATCCGGAGTGGACTATGACCTTCGCAAATACGAGCCCTATAGCGCCTATCCCAAGTGCGAATTCAGCGTGCCTGTCGGGAAGAATGGGGATACCTACGATCGCTACTGGATTCGGGTGATGGAGCTCTATGAGAGCGTCAAGATCATTCGGCAATGTCTTGAACAGATGCAAGAGGGGCCGATTATGGCGGATGTTCCGAGCGTGACCCTGCCACCGAAAGAACGCGTCTTTACGAACCTGGAGTCGATGATCCAACAGTTCAAGCTTTTTTCCCAAGGATTCGACGCTCCTCCGGGAGAAATCTATTGCGGCACGGAGGCACACAAAGGGGAACTGGGGTTTTATATTGTCAGTACGGGGGGAGGAAAACCCTATCGATTGAAGATCCGTGCTCCTTCCTTCATCCATATGGGTGCGTTCGATCATATGGCCAGAGGGTATATGATCTCGGATGCCTGCACCATCTTCGGGACGTACGATGTCGTGATGGGTGAGTGTGACAGATAA
- a CDS encoding NADH-quinone oxidoreductase subunit C, whose amino-acid sequence MHPLLERIQRTFTDGVTGLIEWRGDVAVTVSRDKLHEVAQFLRGDPGMDFDYIVHVSSVDWPDDEERFEVVWEFYSMRNRHRIRLKTRVPESDCVVDSLTDLWKGADFMEREVFDMMGIRFRNHPDLRRILMPDDYTEGYPLRKDFPLRGKGWRDTFDFLDEVPR is encoded by the coding sequence ATGCATCCACTGCTTGAACGGATTCAACGAACGTTTACGGATGGAGTCACCGGCTTGATCGAGTGGCGAGGCGATGTGGCAGTGACTGTCTCGAGAGACAAGCTCCATGAAGTCGCTCAATTTCTTCGTGGAGATCCTGGGATGGATTTTGATTACATTGTCCATGTGAGCTCAGTGGATTGGCCAGACGACGAGGAGCGATTCGAAGTTGTGTGGGAGTTTTACTCCATGCGGAACCGGCATCGCATTCGACTCAAGACCCGCGTGCCTGAATCGGATTGCGTCGTGGATTCTCTGACGGATCTTTGGAAAGGCGCCGATTTCATGGAACGCGAGGTCTTCGACATGATGGGCATCCGGTTTCGAAATCATCCCGATCTTCGCCGTATTTTGATGCCGGACGACTATACCGAGGGCTATCCTTTGCGTAAGGATTTTCCGCTCCGCGGCAAAGGGTGGCGAGACACATTTGATTTTCTGGACGAAGTTCCACGATAG
- a CDS encoding NADH dehydrogenase yields MGLIQLGRHEKDGAPDVITGSLEKAVNWARKGSLWPMTFGLACCAIEMMAAVSSRYDMDRFGAGVFRGSPRQSDLMIVAGTVCRRMAPVIRKIYDQMPEPKYVIAMGSCATSGNIYDSYSVVQGVDRFIPVDIYVPGCPPTPEALLDGILKLQERIMQKRVFVTQPEQVKASLKV; encoded by the coding sequence ATGGGACTGATTCAACTGGGGCGGCATGAAAAAGACGGGGCTCCGGACGTCATTACAGGGTCTTTAGAAAAGGCCGTGAACTGGGCGAGGAAAGGTTCCCTCTGGCCGATGACCTTCGGACTCGCCTGTTGCGCCATCGAGATGATGGCCGCCGTTTCTTCTCGGTATGATATGGATCGGTTCGGGGCGGGAGTGTTTCGTGGTTCACCGCGGCAGTCGGATTTAATGATCGTCGCTGGAACCGTCTGTCGCCGTATGGCGCCGGTGATTCGAAAAATCTACGATCAAATGCCGGAACCCAAATACGTGATTGCCATGGGTTCCTGTGCCACCTCAGGGAACATCTATGATAGTTACAGTGTCGTGCAGGGCGTCGACCGATTTATTCCAGTTGATATTTATGTGCCTGGTTGTCCTCCGACTCCTGAGGCGCTCTTGGACGGCATCCTGAAACTACAGGAGCGCATTATGCAAAAACGAGTCTTTGTAACCCAACCGGAGCAAGTCAAAGCCAGTTTGAAGGTCTAG
- a CDS encoding NADH-quinone oxidoreductase subunit A, protein MTGTEVLLEYLTKFFPIFLFIFVGLILGLLTLLVSYFVQPRYPEPEKLSTYECGAEPFSDARMPFPVRYYIFAMLFVIFDIEVIFLYPWAVVFTKIGMIGLIEMMIFIGLFIVAYVYAWRKGALEWD, encoded by the coding sequence ATGACCGGCACCGAAGTTCTTCTTGAATATCTGACGAAGTTTTTCCCGATCTTTCTTTTTATCTTTGTTGGGTTAATTTTGGGACTGTTAACGCTGCTGGTGAGTTATTTTGTGCAGCCCAGGTATCCGGAGCCGGAAAAACTATCCACCTACGAATGTGGAGCCGAACCATTTTCCGATGCGCGTATGCCGTTTCCCGTCAGATATTACATTTTTGCGATGTTGTTCGTCATCTTCGATATTGAAGTGATCTTCCTCTACCCCTGGGCCGTCGTATTTACCAAGATCGGGATGATCGGGTTGATCGAAATGATGATCTTTATTGGACTATTTATCGTGGCCTACGTGTATGCCTGGCGAAAAGGCGCGCTGGAGTGGGACTGA
- a CDS encoding histidine kinase, translating into MPSVLVVDDQDQVRHLIRETLEQAGYEVAEARDGKEGLDRYRATSPDLVIMDILMPDQDGLEAIMTLRREFPDTRVIAMTGGCDTIGVLNFLDVAKMLGARRTLQKPFELKVLLDTVAAELTA; encoded by the coding sequence ATGCCGTCAGTCCTCGTGGTTGATGATCAGGACCAGGTTCGTCATCTCATCCGGGAGACGTTGGAGCAAGCTGGGTATGAGGTGGCGGAGGCCCGTGACGGGAAAGAAGGGCTCGATCGGTATCGTGCCACATCGCCGGACCTTGTCATTATGGATATTCTCATGCCGGATCAAGATGGACTTGAGGCGATCATGACCCTCCGCCGGGAGTTTCCCGACACTCGGGTTATCGCAATGACAGGGGGATGCGATACGATCGGTGTCCTCAACTTCTTGGACGTCGCCAAGATGCTTGGAGCCAGACGCACGCTTCAAAAGCCATTTGAACTGAAAGTTTTGCTCGATACGGTCGCTGCCGAACTGACTGCCTAA
- a CDS encoding haloacid dehalogenase, with product MMMRTDPRGLSSSIAAFFDVDNTILPGEASEVRFFRWLWRRGIVGWPEARESVSWLLRHFPTLSLHPLRERKLYLAGKPSQVIQPLGEEFCREELCPRVSPAAMRMLDEHRRAGHAIIFVTGSIDFLIAPVADALRADRCFASRLEQQNGLYTGFLVPPLPYGQGKRQLIDRLTQELTLDLSQCYAYGDSPGDLGLLRAVGHPTVVNPIRGMASIARRENWPIVKWR from the coding sequence ATGATGATGCGGACAGACCCACGAGGCCTCTCGTCGTCTATTGCGGCGTTTTTTGACGTCGACAATACCATTTTGCCTGGTGAAGCGAGCGAAGTGAGGTTTTTCCGCTGGCTGTGGCGACGTGGTATCGTCGGGTGGCCTGAAGCTCGCGAGAGCGTGTCATGGCTTTTGCGACATTTCCCGACCTTGTCGCTCCATCCGCTCCGTGAGCGGAAGCTCTATTTGGCGGGGAAACCTTCCCAAGTGATCCAACCGTTGGGAGAGGAGTTTTGTCGCGAAGAACTCTGCCCTCGCGTCTCTCCCGCCGCCATGCGGATGCTCGACGAGCATCGCCGGGCTGGCCATGCCATCATATTCGTCACAGGATCCATCGATTTCCTGATCGCTCCGGTGGCCGATGCGCTTCGAGCTGACCGATGCTTTGCCAGTCGCTTGGAGCAACAGAACGGCCTCTACACAGGCTTCCTCGTGCCTCCCCTCCCTTATGGACAAGGGAAACGCCAGCTCATCGATCGGTTGACCCAGGAACTGACCCTGGATCTGTCCCAATGCTATGCGTACGGAGACAGTCCGGGTGATTTAGGCCTCCTTCGGGCCGTCGGCCACCCCACCGTCGTGAATCCGATTCGTGGCATGGCGTCCATCGCTCGACGTGAAAACTGGCCGATTGTCAAATGGCGATGA
- a CDS encoding 7-carboxy-7-deazaguanine synthase, whose translation MRVTEIFHSVQGESTFAGLPCVFVRLTGCPLRCTWCDTDYAFFGGTDLSIDDILDTVRSYGCRLVEVTGGEPLAQPDAGTLLQRLCREGFMVLLETSGAVDTTAVDPSVRIILDVKCPGSGMTERMHWPNVERLRPQDEAKFVIQDRRDYEWAKGILDRFRLTDRCPVLFSPVFGTLDSRRLAEWILADRLPIRLQLQLHKHIWAPDMRGV comes from the coding sequence ATGCGCGTCACCGAAATTTTCCATAGCGTTCAAGGTGAGTCGACCTTCGCCGGCCTTCCTTGTGTATTTGTGCGTTTGACCGGTTGTCCCTTGCGATGCACCTGGTGTGACACGGACTATGCGTTCTTTGGCGGAACGGACCTGTCCATCGACGACATTCTCGACACGGTGCGATCCTACGGTTGTCGGTTGGTCGAGGTGACCGGAGGTGAACCGCTTGCTCAGCCGGATGCCGGCACATTGCTCCAGCGTCTGTGCCGAGAAGGATTCATGGTTCTACTTGAAACGAGCGGAGCGGTGGATACCACCGCCGTCGATCCGTCGGTCCGCATTATACTTGACGTGAAGTGCCCGGGAAGCGGCATGACGGAGCGGATGCACTGGCCCAATGTGGAACGTTTGCGGCCCCAGGACGAAGCCAAATTCGTCATTCAAGACCGGCGTGATTACGAATGGGCTAAAGGGATTCTCGATCGCTTCAGATTGACCGATCGCTGCCCGGTCCTCTTTAGTCCGGTATTTGGGACGCTCGACTCACGACGCCTGGCCGAATGGATCCTGGCAGATCGACTGCCTATTCGCCTTCAATTACAACTCCACAAACATATCTGGGCACCTGATATGCGGGGAGTGTGA